A stretch of Telopea speciosissima isolate NSW1024214 ecotype Mountain lineage chromosome 11, Tspe_v1, whole genome shotgun sequence DNA encodes these proteins:
- the LOC122644867 gene encoding uncharacterized mitochondrial protein AtMg00810-like, which yields MDGAKPRPTPTSIQPLVPTAGSPFEDVTLYRSTVGALQYLTLTRPNVAFEVNKVCQFMHSSTTDHWAAVKRILRYLKEIIGLGIQIQPSTTLKLVGFSDADWAGSPHDH from the coding sequence ATGGATGGAGCAAAACCGAGGCCTACTCCAACATCAATTCAGCCTCTTGTTCCAACAGCTGGGTCACCATTTGAAGATGTCACACTATATAGGAGCACTGTTGGCGCACTACAGTATTTGACATTGACAAGACCGAATGTAGCCTTTGAAGTAAACAAGGTCTGTCAGTTCATGCATAGTTCAACTACTGATCATTGGGCTGCAGTGAAGCGTATACTTCGCTACCTAAAGGAGATAATTGGTCTTGGAATTCAAATTCAGCCTTCAACCACACTCAAGTTGGTTGGATtcagtgatgctgattgggcaggaaGTCCTCATGATCATTGA